A single Vigna radiata var. radiata cultivar VC1973A chromosome 8, Vradiata_ver6, whole genome shotgun sequence DNA region contains:
- the LOC111242311 gene encoding uncharacterized protein LOC111242311, with protein MQRYQSLXKTFYEIAEVACESEPVSKELEKELDMLRKKFGCSSTMTNNIVSEGGELRYDNVVPASIQQSSGVSGDLLVRSPITVKRKGRPHTNRLKSAVEKQTKKGKSVSTKKSSRTSIEQCGTTLPNLTQSEEDMQFGSQSYQCYDVSQQSNIAQSGFMSLLNXVHNNYDDNIV; from the exons ATGCAAAGATACCAAAGTTTGTGNAAAACATTCTACGAAATTGCTGAGGTAGCATGTGAGTCAGAACCTGTTTCTAAGGAGTTGGAGAAAGAACTTGATATGTTGCGTAAAAAGTTTGGATGCAGTTCAACGATGACAAATAACATAGTGAGTGAAGGAGGCGAACTGCGTTATGACAATGTTGTACCTGCTTCCATACAACAAAGCAGTGGTGTAAGTGGTGATTTACTTGTACGTAGTCCTATAACAGTGAAACGGAAGGGGCGACCTCACACCAACAGGTTAAAGTCAGCCGTTGAGAAACAgaccaaaaaaggaaaaagtgtgTCAACTAAAAAGAGTTCAAGAACATCCATTGAACAATGT GGGACAACATTACCTAACCTAACACAAAGTGAGGAAGACATGCAATTTGGATCCCAATCTTACCAATGCTACGATGTATCCCAACAATCCAACATAGCTCAATCTGGATTTATGTCATTGTTAAATGNTGTACACAACAACTATGATGACAACATTGTTTGA